A genomic stretch from Thermostichus vulcanus str. 'Rupite' includes:
- a CDS encoding ABC1 kinase family protein: MFARLAQSGARQAEILEVVLRHGWDYMRRLLSFGKAGEPQLPPPMVLRNILVDLGPVYVKLGQLLSTRPDLLPRDYIEALSTLQANVPPVPWSGVEMVLRQQLRQPLEQVFNSIETESVAAGSIAQTHRACLSSGEWVALKIQRPGLEAVVERDTRLIRSIAELVAQTEFGKLADVVSLADEFCRAIQAELDFTQEAHHTDQLRQHLQGSRWFDSAQLVVPQIHWPLTTPKVLAMEWIDGQPLLEADRSDADPKKIARMLTRAFFQQICIDGYFHADPHPGNLFYLGSGRVALLDCGMIGRLDPRTQQILLEMILAIVSLDAQRCAELTLDLAPPEQPVSLAQLQNDYERLLRQYYTLSVSELDFSQLFYEVLQAARRNHIRIPGNLGLCAKALANLEGIARQLTPDYNLPEQIRPLMADVFRAQLVGEAPLPSLLRTALDLKNLSLQSPRQLELLLSRITSETQRWNLSLRELEGIRSSLDNSANRLSYSIVVGSLIIGAAIISAQTQRFQVFGLSELLFAVASVLGLWLIISILRSGRLRG, encoded by the coding sequence GTGTTTGCTCGTCTGGCCCAGAGTGGGGCGCGTCAGGCCGAGATTCTGGAGGTGGTCTTGCGCCATGGCTGGGATTACATGCGGCGCTTGCTCTCTTTCGGCAAAGCGGGGGAACCGCAACTGCCCCCGCCCATGGTGCTGCGCAATATCTTGGTGGACTTGGGGCCGGTCTATGTCAAGCTGGGCCAGCTGTTGAGCACACGCCCGGATCTGTTACCGCGAGACTACATTGAAGCCCTTAGTACTTTGCAGGCTAACGTGCCGCCAGTACCCTGGAGCGGGGTGGAAATGGTATTGCGGCAGCAGCTGCGCCAACCGCTGGAGCAGGTCTTCAACAGCATTGAAACAGAATCGGTGGCTGCCGGCTCCATTGCCCAAACCCATCGCGCCTGTTTGAGCAGTGGCGAGTGGGTGGCCCTGAAAATCCAGCGGCCTGGGTTAGAAGCGGTGGTGGAACGGGATACCCGCTTGATCCGGAGTATCGCCGAGCTGGTGGCCCAAACGGAATTTGGCAAGCTGGCGGACGTGGTTTCTTTGGCGGATGAGTTTTGTCGGGCCATTCAGGCGGAATTGGATTTCACCCAAGAGGCCCACCACACCGATCAGTTGCGGCAACATTTGCAAGGCAGCCGCTGGTTTGACTCCGCTCAGTTGGTGGTACCCCAAATCCACTGGCCGCTCACCACCCCGAAAGTGTTGGCGATGGAATGGATTGACGGTCAACCGCTGCTGGAGGCGGATCGCAGTGACGCGGATCCGAAAAAGATTGCCCGCATGTTAACCCGGGCGTTTTTCCAGCAGATCTGTATTGACGGCTATTTCCACGCCGATCCTCACCCCGGTAACTTGTTCTACCTGGGATCCGGTCGGGTGGCACTCCTGGACTGTGGCATGATCGGGCGGCTGGATCCCCGCACTCAGCAAATTCTGTTGGAGATGATCCTTGCGATTGTCAGTTTGGATGCCCAACGCTGCGCGGAATTGACCTTGGACTTGGCCCCCCCTGAGCAGCCGGTTAGCCTGGCCCAATTGCAAAACGACTACGAGCGCCTGTTGCGGCAGTACTACACCCTGAGCGTGTCGGAGTTGGATTTTAGCCAGCTTTTTTATGAGGTATTGCAGGCGGCCCGGCGAAACCACATTCGCATCCCAGGTAATTTGGGTCTGTGTGCCAAGGCATTGGCCAATCTGGAAGGGATCGCCCGTCAGCTCACCCCTGACTACAACTTGCCGGAGCAGATTCGCCCCCTGATGGCGGATGTTTTCCGGGCTCAGTTGGTGGGAGAAGCCCCATTGCCTTCCTTGTTGCGCACGGCCCTGGATTTGAAAAATCTGTCTTTGCAGTCCCCCCGTCAGCTGGAGTTGCTCCTCAGCCGGATCACCTCTGAAACCCAACGTTGGAATTTGAGCCTGAGAGAACTAGAAGGGATCCGCAGTAGCCTGGATAACTCTGCCAATCGCCTTTCCTACAGCATTGTGGTGGGTTCGTTGATCATCGGGGCGGCGATTATCTCGGCGCAAACGCAACGATTTCAAGTTTTTGGGTTAAGCGAGCTGCTCTTTGCGGTGGCCAGTGTGCTCGGCCTTTGGCTGATTATCAGTATTCTGCGTTCCGGTCGCCTGCGGGGTTAA
- a CDS encoding SRPBCC family protein — MPLYTQSIAIAAPIPQVDRCLTDLDLMKRWLNPLLQCEAVGSPEAQLGSRYRFSIRIPWVSPQLDCVITERAEGLVQWQFEGFFTGTDRWECRAESGDTLLVNRFEFCIPNPWVAAGFHLVAAGLTQQDMQAQLRRLKAVAESLG; from the coding sequence ATGCCCCTCTACACCCAATCCATTGCCATTGCCGCCCCCATCCCCCAGGTGGATCGCTGTCTCACCGACCTAGACCTGATGAAACGCTGGCTCAACCCGCTGTTGCAGTGTGAGGCCGTTGGATCCCCAGAAGCCCAATTGGGCAGCCGCTATCGGTTTTCCATTCGCATCCCATGGGTTTCCCCGCAGTTGGACTGTGTGATCACGGAGCGGGCCGAAGGGTTGGTGCAGTGGCAGTTTGAAGGATTTTTCACCGGCACCGACCGCTGGGAATGTCGGGCAGAATCGGGAGACACTTTGCTGGTGAATCGGTTTGAGTTTTGCATTCCCAATCCCTGGGTGGCGGCAGGGTTTCACCTGGTGGCGGCGGGCCTGACGCAGCAGGATATGCAGGCACAGCTACGACGACTGAAGGCGGTGGCAGAGTCTTTGGGTTAG
- a CDS encoding ATP-binding protein, which translates to MLTSLAGSFTLLAPLGIQLWANWSIRERSQLIASQRLRRTQVVMGLTQERIEAHLVDYATWTDMWEFVQNPDLEWAAENLEGWSRRSTGADLALVLSAKGELIYQWAAPWIPALTSAELEYWQQVLSSYTQTSPQLTYWQRQGKVYLVTWISITTSQDIKRALPSGGIYWLAVPLDQAWLQQLRNLTLEDYLIWGGEQTLVATTLTESRLNHHLENPQIDLLFQQDWHTNPSRSIFAILQSHPRSSSDPFLPEDLFSGFIPLPDPSGRLAGLLQVHFTLPSWYFIPFELKGIWLLMLAIGILFFGVSSWLLSRWVLAPVSRMRQAVHRFEQNPQAHWDDNLLPRGDVLGELSFAFGNLVSQLQQRMRQEGLYSKILSLLAQSNSLSLPWAELGSLLAELLEADQLLIWQTEAQSVQVLASLGLSLPNLLEISAARKQLPAWEKLSAGEEYLHSRTAGIPLWVADQVWGALWLQRSDHDWQAESFLLLQQVGDQLSIILEKQQLNRQTERQAQQLLQYNQTLEDWISALAHDMRNPLFSQRVALTTIQKRLASSADTGDPTYGKLAQSLESSLATNLLLSELVENLLDIARYRAGRKRLSYEPLDWQSMIQRSLQVLSEAIRTKSLNVTVHIEPNLPTIAADAAEIYRLIQNLLENAIRFSPWSGHIQLRLDPDPQGIRFSCQDQGEGIPASEQVNLFQRFYQAGRSSSKGGTGMGLYLCRQIVESHGGQIGLDSDLGRGSTFWFTLPLADIRRQTSPPASISP; encoded by the coding sequence GTGCTGACTTCTCTGGCGGGCAGCTTCACCCTTTTGGCTCCCCTTGGGATCCAACTTTGGGCCAACTGGTCGATTCGAGAACGCAGTCAACTGATCGCCTCACAGCGACTGCGCCGTACCCAAGTGGTTATGGGTTTGACCCAGGAACGGATTGAAGCCCACCTGGTTGATTATGCAACCTGGACGGACATGTGGGAGTTTGTCCAGAACCCAGACCTGGAGTGGGCAGCAGAGAATCTAGAGGGTTGGTCACGCCGCAGCACTGGTGCTGATCTAGCTTTGGTGCTTTCTGCTAAGGGGGAGCTCATCTATCAATGGGCAGCGCCCTGGATCCCAGCTTTGACAAGCGCAGAACTGGAGTATTGGCAGCAGGTGCTCAGTTCCTACACCCAAACCTCTCCCCAACTCACCTACTGGCAGCGGCAGGGAAAAGTTTACTTGGTTACCTGGATCAGCATTACCACCAGCCAAGATATCAAGCGGGCATTACCCTCAGGCGGTATTTATTGGCTGGCTGTTCCTCTGGATCAAGCTTGGCTACAGCAGTTGCGCAACCTCACCCTGGAGGACTACCTGATCTGGGGAGGCGAACAAACTCTGGTGGCCACAACCTTAACAGAATCTCGGCTGAACCATCACCTGGAAAATCCACAGATCGATCTCCTTTTCCAGCAGGACTGGCACACCAACCCCAGTAGGAGCATTTTCGCTATTTTGCAATCCCACCCTAGATCTTCTTCTGACCCCTTTTTGCCGGAGGATCTCTTTTCTGGCTTTATCCCGTTGCCGGATCCTTCAGGTCGTTTGGCGGGGCTATTGCAGGTACACTTTACCCTGCCCAGCTGGTACTTTATTCCCTTTGAGCTAAAAGGGATTTGGTTATTGATGCTGGCGATAGGGATCCTTTTTTTTGGGGTCAGTTCCTGGTTGCTCAGCCGGTGGGTGCTGGCACCGGTCTCGCGCATGCGTCAGGCGGTGCATCGTTTCGAACAGAACCCACAAGCCCACTGGGACGACAACCTGCTGCCCCGCGGTGATGTCCTCGGGGAGCTCAGCTTTGCTTTTGGTAACTTGGTGTCGCAGCTGCAACAGCGAATGCGCCAGGAAGGTCTCTACAGCAAGATCTTGAGTCTTTTGGCGCAGTCCAATTCTCTGTCGCTTCCTTGGGCAGAACTGGGATCCCTGTTGGCGGAGCTGTTGGAGGCGGATCAACTCTTGATCTGGCAGACAGAAGCCCAATCCGTTCAAGTCTTGGCCAGCCTTGGTTTGTCCCTACCCAACCTGCTTGAGATCTCCGCTGCCCGTAAGCAGCTCCCCGCTTGGGAAAAGCTCTCTGCAGGAGAGGAATATCTGCACTCTCGCACAGCAGGGATCCCTTTGTGGGTGGCGGATCAGGTTTGGGGAGCCCTGTGGTTGCAGCGCTCCGATCACGATTGGCAAGCGGAGTCCTTCTTGCTTTTGCAACAAGTCGGCGATCAACTGTCGATCATCCTGGAGAAGCAGCAACTCAACCGGCAAACCGAGCGACAAGCTCAACAACTGCTGCAATACAACCAAACTCTAGAAGATTGGATCTCTGCTCTTGCCCACGACATGCGCAATCCTCTGTTCTCCCAGCGGGTTGCTCTGACCACCATTCAGAAGCGGTTAGCCTCTTCCGCCGATACAGGGGATCCCACCTATGGCAAATTGGCACAGTCCCTAGAAAGCAGCTTAGCCACCAACCTGTTGCTCTCCGAACTGGTGGAAAATCTTCTGGATATCGCCCGTTATCGGGCCGGACGCAAACGCCTCAGCTACGAACCCCTCGACTGGCAGTCTATGATCCAACGATCACTGCAAGTTTTGTCAGAGGCGATTCGAACCAAATCCCTTAATGTCACCGTGCATATCGAGCCTAATTTGCCCACAATCGCTGCCGATGCGGCGGAGATCTATCGATTAATCCAAAATCTGCTGGAAAATGCTATCCGTTTCAGCCCTTGGTCGGGGCACATTCAGTTGCGGCTAGACCCCGATCCCCAGGGGATCCGCTTTTCCTGTCAAGATCAAGGGGAGGGGATCCCGGCCTCTGAGCAGGTGAACCTCTTCCAGCGCTTTTATCAAGCAGGGCGATCTTCCTCCAAAGGGGGCACGGGTATGGGGCTTTATCTCTGTCGTCAGATCGTCGAATCCCACGGGGGGCAAATCGGTTTGGATAGCGATCTGGGGAGGGGAAGCACCTTCTGGTTTACGCTGCCGCTCGCCGATATCCGTCGCCAGACTTCGCCGCCAGCGTCGATCTCTCCCTAA
- a CDS encoding gamma-glutamyltransferase family protein: MTSAFLGQALSHYPFASQRRVVMGRRGAVATSQPLAAMAGMELFWAGGNAVDAALGMAITLTVVEPTSNGIGSDAFALVWDGALHGLNASGRSPAALTPQHCAGHERIPPLDWLAVTVPGAVSAWQALHRRWGRLPFERLFEPAIRLAQEGFPVSPRIAQLWQSAEKTYLPLRDPRHRPFLEVFFPQGRAPRTGEIWGSPRHAQTLEILARTGGESLYRGELAEKLLAFSESTGGILSSADLQNHQADWVEPICTDYRGYTIWEMPPNGQGIAALMALNLLEGFDLSRIPYHSGERYHLQIEAMKLAFADVHRQVADPDYLQVSPAEMLDKGYAEQRRRLIGSEAIPVAQPGLPQGGTVYLAAADGDLMVSLIQSNFDGFGSGLLVPGTGIALHNRGTGFTLESGHPNQVGPRKRPYHTIIPAFLSKEGIPLGPFGVMGGAMQPQGHVQMVVNWVDYGLNPQAALDAPRWRYLQGNQVLVEATVPEAVVQELAARGHQVQVMLTEDYYGFGRGQIIFRAGDPLIAASEPRADGLALAW; the protein is encoded by the coding sequence ATGACTTCCGCCTTCCTGGGACAGGCTCTGAGCCACTACCCTTTTGCTTCGCAGCGGCGGGTGGTGATGGGAAGGCGAGGTGCGGTAGCCACCAGCCAACCCTTGGCAGCGATGGCAGGAATGGAACTGTTTTGGGCTGGAGGCAATGCTGTGGATGCCGCCCTGGGGATGGCGATCACTTTAACAGTGGTGGAGCCCACTTCCAATGGCATTGGCTCCGATGCGTTTGCTTTGGTGTGGGATGGAGCCTTGCATGGGTTGAATGCATCCGGTCGCAGCCCGGCGGCCCTGACGCCCCAACACTGCGCGGGTCACGAACGGATCCCACCCTTAGATTGGTTGGCGGTGACGGTACCGGGGGCGGTTTCGGCTTGGCAAGCCCTGCATCGGCGCTGGGGTCGGTTGCCGTTTGAACGGTTGTTTGAACCGGCCATTCGTTTGGCGCAGGAAGGGTTTCCCGTTTCTCCTCGCATTGCCCAACTGTGGCAGTCGGCTGAGAAAACCTATTTACCCCTGCGGGATCCCCGTCATCGGCCTTTTCTGGAGGTGTTTTTCCCCCAGGGGCGCGCCCCCCGTACCGGCGAGATCTGGGGAAGCCCCCGACATGCTCAAACCCTAGAAATCCTCGCTCGCACAGGTGGAGAGAGCTTGTACCGCGGGGAACTGGCCGAGAAGCTGCTGGCTTTTTCCGAGTCCACCGGCGGGATCCTCTCATCAGCAGATTTGCAGAACCATCAAGCGGACTGGGTGGAGCCGATTTGCACCGACTACCGGGGCTATACCATCTGGGAAATGCCCCCGAATGGGCAGGGGATCGCGGCCTTGATGGCCCTCAACCTCTTGGAAGGGTTTGATTTGAGCCGGATCCCTTATCACTCCGGTGAGCGCTATCACCTGCAAATTGAGGCGATGAAACTGGCCTTTGCGGATGTGCATCGACAGGTGGCGGATCCCGATTATCTACAGGTGAGCCCGGCAGAAATGCTGGATAAGGGGTATGCCGAGCAGCGCCGGAGGCTGATCGGATCTGAGGCGATCCCAGTGGCCCAGCCGGGGTTACCCCAAGGGGGAACGGTGTATTTGGCGGCAGCCGATGGGGACTTGATGGTGTCGTTGATTCAGTCCAACTTCGATGGCTTTGGCAGTGGCTTGCTGGTGCCCGGCACTGGTATTGCTTTGCACAATCGCGGTACCGGGTTCACCCTTGAATCTGGGCATCCCAACCAAGTTGGCCCCCGCAAACGGCCCTATCACACAATTATTCCTGCCTTTCTCTCCAAAGAGGGGATCCCGCTGGGGCCTTTTGGGGTGATGGGAGGAGCGATGCAGCCGCAGGGGCATGTGCAGATGGTGGTGAATTGGGTGGATTATGGCTTGAATCCCCAGGCAGCTCTGGATGCCCCCCGTTGGCGCTACTTACAGGGCAATCAGGTGCTGGTAGAGGCAACGGTGCCAGAAGCGGTGGTGCAAGAGTTGGCGGCGCGGGGGCATCAGGTGCAGGTGATGCTCACCGAAGATTATTACGGTTTCGGTCGAGGGCAGATCATCTTTCGTGCCGGGGATCCCCTTATTGCTGCCTCGGAACCACGTGCGGATGGCTTGGCTTTGGCTTGGTAA
- a CDS encoding peroxiredoxin family protein has translation MTSNTGLFNRRFADNFIPQPANTSLEIGQLTPDFQLPRVQGDPVRLSDYRGQQPVVLAFTRIFTEKLFCPLCYPHIQDLKARYAEIQALGAELLMITSTDPVQSELIQKDLQLPYPLLVDPDCTTFRLYGVGQALGAPLPGQFVLDQAGKLRYKHLFSFADPNADTDEVLRVLREGLETGWDGTRKVSPIPFL, from the coding sequence ATGACCAGCAACACCGGACTGTTTAACCGTCGTTTTGCCGATAATTTCATTCCCCAACCGGCCAACACCAGCCTGGAGATTGGCCAACTGACCCCCGATTTTCAGCTACCACGGGTGCAAGGGGATCCCGTGCGCCTCTCAGATTACCGCGGTCAGCAACCGGTAGTTTTGGCCTTTACCCGCATCTTCACCGAAAAGCTATTTTGCCCTCTGTGCTATCCCCATATTCAGGATTTGAAAGCTCGCTACGCTGAAATTCAAGCCCTAGGGGCGGAACTGCTGATGATCACTAGCACCGATCCGGTTCAAAGTGAACTCATCCAGAAAGATCTCCAACTGCCTTACCCACTGCTGGTGGATCCCGACTGCACCACCTTCCGGCTCTACGGTGTTGGTCAAGCCCTGGGGGCACCGCTGCCGGGGCAATTTGTATTGGATCAGGCGGGTAAGCTGCGCTACAAGCATCTCTTTTCTTTTGCGGATCCCAATGCCGATACCGACGAGGTGCTGCGGGTGCTGCGGGAAGGGTTGGAAACGGGTTGGGATGGCACGCGCAAGGTTAGCCCGATTCCCTTTTTGTAG
- the glmS gene encoding glutamine--fructose-6-phosphate transaminase (isomerizing) produces the protein MCGIVGYVGFQWAAPILLEGLRTLEYRGYDSAGIATVDAEQGLKIARSTGKLHNLLVKLTADMPTAKLGIGHTRWATHGGVTEENAHPHCDERGRIVVIQNGIVENYLELKEYLLERGIRFRSQTDTEVIAHLLGLYTEELGSFEAAFGQVMGKLRGGNAVVAVDRDSPDRLIAARLGNAGAVVVGEGEGENFVASDLPAIVRHTRKVVFLEDGEMAILTESSVRYQRITGEELRKSSTTVAWDPISAAKGGYKHFMQKEIFEQPRTTTDTLRGRVDIEHGRVTLEGLALSEEQLAQIEQIHAVACGTAWHACLVLKYFVESLARTPVEVDYASEFRYRSPVLRPNSLLLALTQSGETVDTLAAMAEARQQGIPTLGILNAIGSQASRLADGGVIYIHAGPEIAVASTKVFTGMLMAGYLLALQIAQAKGILTPAQMQTHLQSLIELPGKISLLLKDTSLYDHLAEQYHHVTDMLFLGRWVNAPIALEGALKMKEISYIHAEGYPAGEMKHGPIALIDERMPVVCIATRDPVYEKMLSNIEQVRARGGRVIALINPEDTQIREKADHIIEVPSTTPLLSSILNTIPLQLFSYAMALRRGADVDQPRNLAKSVTVE, from the coding sequence ATGTGTGGCATTGTCGGCTATGTCGGCTTCCAATGGGCTGCCCCGATTCTGTTGGAAGGCTTACGCACCCTGGAATATCGCGGCTATGACTCTGCCGGAATTGCCACCGTTGATGCCGAACAGGGGTTAAAAATCGCCCGCTCCACCGGCAAGCTGCACAACCTGCTGGTGAAACTGACCGCCGATATGCCCACGGCCAAATTGGGGATCGGCCATACCCGTTGGGCCACCCATGGCGGTGTTACCGAAGAAAATGCCCACCCCCACTGTGATGAGCGCGGGCGCATTGTGGTCATTCAAAACGGTATTGTAGAAAACTATTTAGAACTTAAGGAATACCTACTAGAGCGCGGGATCCGTTTTCGCTCCCAAACAGATACGGAGGTGATTGCCCACCTGCTTGGCCTCTACACCGAAGAGCTGGGTTCTTTTGAGGCTGCCTTTGGCCAAGTGATGGGGAAACTGCGGGGGGGCAATGCGGTGGTGGCTGTGGATCGGGACTCCCCAGATCGGTTGATAGCGGCCCGTTTGGGTAATGCCGGAGCGGTGGTAGTCGGAGAAGGAGAAGGGGAAAACTTTGTCGCCTCTGATCTACCGGCGATTGTGCGCCATACCCGCAAGGTAGTGTTTTTAGAAGATGGGGAAATGGCCATCCTCACCGAGTCGAGCGTGCGTTACCAGCGCATCACCGGAGAAGAACTGCGCAAATCCAGCACCACCGTGGCCTGGGATCCAATCTCAGCTGCCAAGGGGGGCTACAAGCACTTTATGCAGAAGGAGATCTTCGAGCAACCCCGCACCACCACGGATACACTGCGGGGACGGGTGGATATTGAACATGGCCGGGTCACGCTGGAGGGACTGGCGCTGTCTGAGGAGCAACTGGCCCAGATTGAGCAAATTCATGCCGTGGCTTGTGGGACAGCTTGGCACGCCTGTCTGGTGCTCAAGTACTTTGTCGAGAGCCTCGCCCGTACCCCGGTGGAGGTGGACTATGCCTCTGAGTTCCGCTACCGTAGCCCGGTGTTGCGTCCCAACAGCTTGTTGTTGGCCCTTACCCAATCGGGAGAAACTGTCGATACGCTGGCAGCCATGGCGGAAGCCCGCCAGCAAGGGATCCCCACCTTGGGCATTTTGAATGCGATTGGATCCCAGGCCAGCCGTTTGGCGGATGGGGGGGTGATCTACATTCACGCGGGGCCGGAGATTGCGGTTGCTTCCACCAAAGTCTTTACGGGCATGTTGATGGCAGGATACCTATTGGCCTTGCAGATTGCCCAGGCGAAAGGGATCCTCACCCCAGCGCAGATGCAAACCCATCTGCAATCACTGATTGAGCTACCGGGCAAAATCAGCCTTCTATTGAAAGACACCTCCCTCTACGACCATTTGGCGGAGCAGTACCATCACGTCACGGATATGCTTTTCCTGGGCCGCTGGGTGAATGCCCCGATCGCTCTGGAGGGCGCTTTGAAAATGAAAGAGATCAGCTACATCCACGCAGAAGGCTATCCGGCGGGGGAAATGAAACATGGCCCGATTGCCCTGATCGATGAGCGTATGCCGGTGGTGTGTATTGCTACACGGGATCCCGTCTATGAAAAAATGCTCTCCAACATCGAACAGGTACGGGCCCGGGGCGGACGGGTGATCGCCCTGATTAACCCAGAGGATACTCAAATCCGGGAGAAGGCCGACCACATCATCGAAGTACCCAGCACAACCCCCTTGTTATCCTCCATATTGAATACGATCCCGCTGCAGCTGTTCTCCTACGCGATGGCCTTGCGCCGGGGGGCGGATGTGGATCAACCCCGTAATTTGGCGAAGTCGGTGACGGTGGAGTAG
- a CDS encoding heavy metal-responsive transcriptional regulator — MFGSALTKHSSSSLKAGLKIGQVALAAGLPVRTVRYYESIGLLSPTVERAESSYRLFDPAVLGRLAFIRRCQSLGLSLEEIREILQVHDQGQLPCQDIWERLQEKLQEIEQRIADLQILKGQIQSLLSDWHIPEGSLAESAVKSTVICPILQNPDADEGAANRSI, encoded by the coding sequence ATGTTCGGTTCTGCGCTCACAAAGCACTCCTCCTCCAGTTTGAAAGCTGGCCTGAAAATTGGCCAGGTGGCGCTGGCGGCAGGTTTACCGGTGCGTACCGTGCGTTACTACGAATCGATTGGTCTGCTCAGTCCAACGGTGGAGCGAGCCGAATCTAGCTATCGGTTGTTTGATCCGGCGGTGTTGGGGCGGTTGGCTTTTATTCGCCGTTGCCAAAGTTTGGGTCTCAGCCTGGAGGAAATTCGGGAAATTTTACAGGTACATGACCAGGGTCAGTTACCCTGCCAAGACATTTGGGAGCGCCTGCAAGAGAAGTTACAGGAGATTGAGCAACGGATTGCTGACCTGCAGATCCTCAAGGGTCAAATTCAAAGCCTCCTCTCCGACTGGCACATTCCCGAGGGATCCCTGGCGGAAAGTGCAGTGAAAAGTACAGTGATCTGCCCAATTTTGCAAAACCCGGATGCGGATGAGGGTGCTGCCAACCGCTCTATCTAA
- a CDS encoding response regulator transcription factor, translated as MGVFPSFIRVLIVDDHALLRDTLRERLEDEADLQVVGTCSNGREALELLQQVPVDVVLMDVDMPELDGIAATQAIKQDHPGTRVVALTAYDQDETLLGMMAAGSDGFCLKTIDVSTLIQAIHWVAQGATYLPPEINLRLRQLMQRSWQGMGSSPEQAGISLTAREQEILQGIAQGLSNSEMAELHAISVNTVRCHVKNILTKLDVHDRLQAVRKAKHMGWLK; from the coding sequence ATGGGTGTCTTTCCCTCCTTCATTCGAGTCTTGATCGTCGATGACCACGCCCTGCTGCGAGATACCCTCCGAGAGCGGCTGGAAGATGAGGCTGACCTGCAGGTGGTAGGAACCTGTAGCAATGGCCGCGAAGCTTTGGAACTGCTGCAACAAGTGCCCGTAGATGTGGTGTTGATGGATGTGGATATGCCGGAGCTGGATGGCATTGCCGCCACCCAAGCGATCAAACAGGATCATCCGGGCACGCGCGTTGTCGCCCTCACCGCCTACGACCAAGACGAAACCCTGTTGGGCATGATGGCGGCTGGCTCCGACGGCTTTTGTCTGAAGACCATTGATGTCAGCACTTTGATCCAAGCCATTCACTGGGTTGCACAAGGGGCTACCTACCTGCCACCCGAAATTAACCTGCGCCTACGACAACTGATGCAACGCTCTTGGCAGGGAATGGGATCCTCTCCCGAACAGGCGGGGATTAGTCTGACCGCTCGCGAACAGGAAATCTTACAAGGTATCGCCCAGGGGCTGAGCAATAGCGAAATGGCCGAGCTACATGCCATCTCTGTGAATACGGTGCGTTGCCATGTGAAGAACATCCTGACCAAGCTCGATGTGCACGATCGTCTGCAGGCTGTGCGCAAAGCCAAACACATGGGATGGCTCAAGTGA
- a CDS encoding Na/Pi symporter, giving the protein MSSDQATALPLAREASYKPFLNWVSVLALIYLLIVAVSVIGSGFKVALGGQSNALFTFATNPFLGLIVGTVATALIQSSSTTTSIVVGLVAGGLPVVTAVPIIMGANIGTSITNTLVSAGYVADKEEFRRAFSAATVLDMFNIIAAAIFLPLEILFHPLERLSLALGSLLLEEGSLSMKGLNFVSIATAPTAKLIIHSTHILPTPFNGILQIVLGIALIFFSIYFVSKLLKQLLVGKTKDILHTAIGRGPLMGIFSGTVMTMLVQSSSTTTSLMVPLAGSGVFGMAEIYPFTLGANIGTCVTALLAATAVTGATALPALEIAIVHFLFNFIGVILIFGIPFMRGLPVLGAESLAAAASEHKAVALIYVAGVFFVIPAVCLGISLLF; this is encoded by the coding sequence ATGAGTAGTGATCAAGCGACGGCGCTACCCTTAGCGCGTGAGGCTAGCTATAAGCCTTTTTTGAATTGGGTTAGTGTTTTAGCACTCATCTACCTTTTGATTGTTGCAGTTAGTGTCATTGGTTCTGGGTTTAAGGTTGCCCTGGGAGGACAATCCAATGCCCTGTTTACTTTTGCCACCAATCCTTTTTTGGGGCTGATTGTCGGTACGGTGGCGACAGCCCTCATTCAATCTTCCAGTACAACCACTTCGATTGTGGTGGGTTTGGTGGCGGGTGGACTGCCGGTGGTGACCGCCGTACCGATAATTATGGGAGCCAACATTGGTACTTCCATTACCAATACATTGGTCAGTGCCGGATATGTGGCGGATAAAGAGGAGTTTCGGCGGGCCTTCTCGGCAGCGACGGTGTTGGATATGTTCAACATCATTGCGGCAGCTATTTTCCTGCCTTTGGAGATTCTGTTTCATCCCCTAGAGCGGCTGAGTTTGGCTCTGGGATCCCTTTTGCTGGAGGAAGGATCCCTCAGTATGAAGGGGCTTAACTTTGTAAGCATCGCAACTGCCCCAACAGCCAAATTGATCATCCACAGTACCCATATCTTGCCTACCCCTTTCAACGGCATCCTGCAGATTGTTCTCGGTATTGCCCTGATCTTTTTCTCCATTTACTTTGTGAGCAAGCTCCTCAAGCAATTGTTGGTGGGTAAGACCAAAGACATCCTGCATACTGCCATCGGTCGTGGGCCACTGATGGGTATTTTTTCGGGAACCGTGATGACTATGCTGGTGCAGTCTTCCTCCACCACCACCAGTTTGATGGTGCCCTTGGCCGGATCCGGGGTGTTTGGCATGGCAGAAATTTATCCCTTTACCTTGGGAGCCAACATTGGCACTTGCGTGACAGCCTTGCTAGCGGCAACGGCGGTGACAGGGGCAACGGCTCTGCCTGCCCTGGAAATTGCCATAGTTCACTTCCTGTTTAACTTTATCGGGGTAATCCTGATTTTCGGGATCCCCTTTATGCGAGGTTTACCAGTGCTTGGGGCAGAATCTTTGGCAGCAGCAGCCAGCGAACATAAAGCTGTGGCACTCATCTATGTGGCAGGTGTTTTCTTTGTCATTCCGGCAGTTTGTTTGGGGATCTCTTTGCTGTTCTAG